The window CAACCAGGCCATCAACGACGGGCTGGCACTCCTCCCGTCGTGGTTCCACGAGGGGCTGGCGCGCTTCCTCGCCGCCATGGGCGTGCTGGTGGTCTTCTACTACGCCTCGACGGTCGTCCAGCAGCTGCTCGGTCGGCGAATCGCCCGCCGGTTCCGCCGGCCGTCGCTCACCCGGACGGTGCTGCGGGGCATCCAGGGCGCGGTCATCCTGCTCGGCATCCTCATCGCGCTGCGTATCCTGCAGGTCCCCATCGGCGACCTCGCGCTCTCGGTGACCGTCTTCTCCGCGGTGGCCGGGTTCGTCCTCGCGCCCATCATCGGAAGCGTCGTCAACGGGCTGTTCGTCCTGAGCGAGCAGCCCTACGAGATCGGCGACATGATCCACCTCCCCGAGACGGACGTGTACGCCTTCGTCGAGGATGTCACGCTGCGGTACACGAAGGTGTTCACGCTGGACAACACCTTCCTCATCATCCCGAACGGCAACATCCGCGAGCGGGACGTGGTGAACTTCTCGGCGGAGGACTCCCGGACCCGGCTCTCGCTGGATATCCTGGTCACCTACGAGTCCGACATCCAGGCGGCCCGTGACCTCATCGAGGAGTCGGCCCGTCAGGTCGACAAGGTCGTCGAGGGGGGACCGGACATCCGTATCGGGAGCGCCCGGTATCCGGCGGGCCCGACCTGCTATATCGAGAACTTCGCGGACCACGGCATCAACCTGCGCCTGCGCTACTGGGCGACGGAGCCGTACAAGCTGCTGGCGCTGCGCTCGAACGTGCAGACGCAGGTCTGGGAGCGGCTGGCGGACGCCGACGTGGAGATCGCTTACCCGCACTCACATCTGGTTTTCGACGACACGAGCGGCGAGATGCGGGTCGCGACACGGTCGGCCGACGCCGGTGGGAACGGTGCGCCGGGCGACCCTCGGGGGGCTCCCGTCGAGCACGATGTCGGGCGTGAGCAGTCGCCAGGTCGCACGCGGTTGCGGCCGGAGGAGCCCGGTCCCGTCGATGGAGACGGCGACGCGAGCCCGGAGGAGTAGGTCAGTTCGTCGCGGTCGCGGTGACGACGGTGCAGTCGAGCTTCTCGCGGAGGTAGGTCTCGATATCGGGGTCGTCGACGAGGCTGCGGAGCATCCGCCGCCAGCGCCCCGCCTGTTTCTGCCCGATGACGACGAAGTCAGCGCGCTCGGCGGCCACCTCCTCGAGGATGGTCTCCTCGACGAGGAACCCGGACCGGACGACGAAGCGGACATCCGGGAGGTCGCCGAATTCGCGGCGGACCGCCCGCTTCAACTCCGTCCGGCTCACCCGGCCGCTGTCCTGGTAGAGGTTGACATGGAGGACCGTCAGCTCGGCGTCGTGCTCCTCGGCCACCTCGATGGCGCGGGCGAGCGTCGCCTTCGAGTGGTCCGTCAGCGGATAGCGCACCGGCACCACGACCAGGGTCATCGTGCTGGACTGCGGTGGGGTATCGCCTGAACCTTTCCGTTCGGGAGCGCCGTCACAGTCCACGCCGTTCGACCCGGCCCTCGATGGTCGGGACGATGCCGCACGCCCGGGCGTAGTCGACGAGGAGCTGGTACTGTGT of the Haloglomus salinum genome contains:
- a CDS encoding mechanosensitive ion channel family protein encodes the protein MTGGWGLLQAGNQAINDGLALLPSWFHEGLARFLAAMGVLVVFYYASTVVQQLLGRRIARRFRRPSLTRTVLRGIQGAVILLGILIALRILQVPIGDLALSVTVFSAVAGFVLAPIIGSVVNGLFVLSEQPYEIGDMIHLPETDVYAFVEDVTLRYTKVFTLDNTFLIIPNGNIRERDVVNFSAEDSRTRLSLDILVTYESDIQAARDLIEESARQVDKVVEGGPDIRIGSARYPAGPTCYIENFADHGINLRLRYWATEPYKLLALRSNVQTQVWERLADADVEIAYPHSHLVFDDTSGEMRVATRSADAGGNGAPGDPRGAPVEHDVGREQSPGRTRLRPEEPGPVDGDGDASPEE
- a CDS encoding universal stress protein, encoding MTLVVVPVRYPLTDHSKATLARAIEVAEEHDAELTVLHVNLYQDSGRVSRTELKRAVRREFGDLPDVRFVVRSGFLVEETILEEVAAERADFVVIGQKQAGRWRRMLRSLVDDPDIETYLREKLDCTVVTATATN